A window of Hymenobacter aerilatus contains these coding sequences:
- a CDS encoding cytochrome c oxidase subunit I gives MAANIPTNAQAQGGIGVSVPHTEHDEHLHHDEHHEQSFVSKYIFSTDHKVIAKQFLITGIFWAILGGTLSSLFRLQLGWPEATLEWLTPVLGKWIEAGKLNPEFYLALVTMHGTIMVFFVLTAGLSGTFSNFLIPLQIGARDMASGFMNMLSYWFFFISSVVMFSSLFIETGPAAAGWTIYPPLSALPQAIPGSGAGMTLWLVSMALFIVSQLLGGVNYITTIINLRTRGMSMSKLPLTIWSFFLTAVLGLLAFPVLFSAALLLIFDRSFGTSFFLSDIYIAGQALPNTGGSPILFQHLFWFLGHPEVYIVIMPAMGMVSEIMATNARKPIFGYRAMIGSLLGISLLSFVVWAHHMFVTGMNPFLGSVFMFLTLIIAVPSAVKTFNWLATLWRGNIRFTTAMLFSIGFVSLFVSGGLTGIILGNAALDIQMHNTYFVVAHFHLVMGSSAFFGLFAGVYHWFPKMFGRMMDEKLGYIHFWLTFLGVYLVFLPMHYVGIAGFPRRYYSWTGFDAFSQFADLNKFISVAAILAFFAQFVFIFNFFYSIFRGRRATENPWQSNTLEWTTPVLPGHGNWPGAIPAVYRWPYDYSKPGAETDFIPQNVPFSQTQSSNMPYEREMAD, from the coding sequence ATGGCTGCTAATATTCCTACAAACGCACAGGCGCAAGGCGGCATCGGCGTTTCGGTCCCCCATACCGAACACGATGAGCATCTGCACCATGATGAGCACCACGAGCAAAGCTTTGTTTCGAAGTACATTTTTAGTACGGACCATAAAGTAATTGCAAAGCAGTTTCTCATTACAGGTATTTTCTGGGCTATCTTAGGCGGTACGCTGTCTAGTTTGTTCCGTCTGCAACTTGGTTGGCCAGAGGCTACTCTAGAGTGGCTAACTCCTGTATTAGGCAAGTGGATAGAAGCTGGTAAGCTGAATCCAGAGTTTTACTTGGCTCTGGTGACAATGCACGGCACTATTATGGTGTTTTTTGTGCTAACAGCAGGCTTGAGCGGTACATTCTCAAACTTCTTGATACCGCTACAGATAGGTGCCCGTGACATGGCTTCGGGCTTTATGAACATGCTCTCATACTGGTTCTTCTTTATTTCCAGTGTGGTTATGTTCTCATCATTGTTCATCGAAACGGGACCGGCTGCAGCGGGTTGGACAATTTATCCTCCCCTAAGTGCGCTACCGCAAGCTATTCCAGGCTCTGGTGCTGGTATGACATTGTGGCTGGTATCGATGGCATTATTCATTGTATCGCAGTTATTGGGTGGTGTTAACTATATCACTACTATCATTAACCTGCGTACCCGTGGTATGTCAATGTCAAAGCTGCCGTTGACTATCTGGTCGTTCTTCCTGACGGCTGTGCTAGGTTTGCTAGCTTTCCCTGTACTTTTCTCGGCTGCACTACTACTAATATTTGACCGTTCGTTCGGTACTAGCTTCTTCCTGTCGGATATTTACATTGCTGGTCAAGCATTGCCTAATACCGGTGGTAGCCCAATTCTGTTCCAGCATTTATTCTGGTTCTTAGGTCACCCAGAGGTATATATTGTAATTATGCCGGCTATGGGTATGGTATCAGAGATTATGGCTACCAATGCCCGTAAACCCATTTTTGGCTATCGTGCCATGATTGGTTCGCTACTTGGTATTTCATTGCTATCATTTGTCGTGTGGGCTCACCATATGTTCGTGACAGGAATGAACCCATTTCTGGGCTCAGTATTCATGTTCTTGACCCTGATTATTGCAGTGCCTTCTGCAGTAAAGACATTTAACTGGCTCGCTACCTTATGGCGGGGTAACATTCGCTTCACTACAGCGATGTTGTTCTCTATTGGCTTTGTGTCGCTTTTCGTATCAGGTGGTCTGACAGGTATTATTCTAGGTAATGCTGCTTTGGATATACAAATGCACAATACCTACTTCGTGGTAGCTCACTTCCACTTAGTAATGGGTAGCTCGGCATTCTTTGGACTGTTTGCTGGTGTATACCACTGGTTTCCCAAGATGTTTGGTCGTATGATGGATGAGAAGTTGGGATACATTCACTTCTGGTTGACTTTCTTGGGGGTTTACTTAGTATTCCTACCCATGCACTATGTAGGCATTGCCGGTTTCCCTCGTCGATATTATTCTTGGACTGGTTTCGATGCATTCAGCCAGTTTGCTGATTTGAACAAGTTCATTTCAGTAGCAGCTATCCTCGCCTTCTTCGCGCAGTTCGTATTCATCTTCAACTTCTTCTACAGTATATTCCGTGGTCGTCGGGCTACGGAGAATCCTTGGCAGTCGAATACATTGGAATGGACTACGCCGGTTCTTCCGGGCCACGGCAACTGGCCAGGGGCTATTCCAGCAGTGTATCGTTGGCCTTACGACTACAGCAAGCCAGGTGCAGAGACGGACTTCATTCCGCAAAACGTACCGTTCTCGCAAACACAGTCGTCTAATATGCCTTACGAGCGAGAAATGGCCGATTAG
- a CDS encoding cytochrome C oxidase subunit IV family protein codes for MAHHVEVQHNELREIPKPNTGWIWKTFWVLVGITAVEFVIAFTMEASTLRNSIYIVLTIFKAFFIVAEFMHLKHETKGLIWSILIPTALLIWLLVALVTEGSYAGELLQHTFGN; via the coding sequence ATGGCACATCACGTCGAAGTTCAGCATAACGAGCTGCGGGAAATTCCGAAGCCCAATACCGGCTGGATCTGGAAAACCTTCTGGGTATTGGTAGGCATCACAGCCGTGGAATTTGTTATTGCTTTCACCATGGAGGCAAGCACCCTGCGCAATAGCATTTACATTGTGCTGACCATTTTCAAAGCTTTCTTTATTGTAGCTGAATTCATGCACTTAAAGCATGAAACCAAAGGGCTTATCTGGAGCATCCTGATTCCAACTGCTTTGCTCATCTGGCTACTGGTAGCTTTAGTGACGGAGGGTTCTTACGCTGGCGAACTGCTTCAGCATACTTTCGGAAACTAA
- a CDS encoding cytochrome c oxidase subunit II, producing MIALGILLVLVLLLVVFGLLFRLQILTSIFSGSSNREIGASNRVNAILFLVFLVVGGAAFAWSFADSFDDMNPPIASVHGHALERMFWTTMVILGIAFVLTQVLLFVYSYKYQYREGRRAFFFAHNNKIEIIWTLIPAVVMAALVFAGWKEWTRITGPAPKDAVVIEVMGKQFGWLARYPGRDQKLGVVNYRLIDASNDFGLDLNDESSLDDITFSSGALHIPKGHPIMFKIRSRDVLHAVYMPHFRVQMYAVPGMPTKFWFTPTLTTEEMRAKTGNPKFTYEIACNQICGRGHFAMRMEVIVEEPEDYIAWLSQQKSFSSQNPELMANLKKKAQSQKTVGATAPVGPAATAAVQSATPASL from the coding sequence ATGATTGCTCTTGGTATTCTACTGGTTTTGGTGTTGCTACTGGTCGTGTTTGGCCTGTTGTTCCGCCTCCAGATTCTGACATCCATTTTTTCGGGTAGCTCCAATCGTGAAATTGGCGCTAGTAACCGTGTCAATGCGATTCTGTTCTTAGTATTTCTAGTTGTTGGCGGTGCCGCCTTTGCGTGGTCTTTTGCAGACAGCTTCGATGATATGAATCCGCCTATTGCCTCTGTGCACGGGCACGCTTTAGAGCGGATGTTCTGGACGACAATGGTTATTTTGGGAATTGCCTTCGTGCTAACTCAAGTGTTGTTGTTTGTATACTCGTACAAGTATCAGTATCGTGAAGGTCGTCGGGCTTTCTTTTTTGCGCACAACAACAAGATTGAGATCATCTGGACGCTGATTCCTGCCGTTGTAATGGCTGCTTTGGTATTCGCTGGTTGGAAAGAATGGACACGTATTACGGGCCCTGCACCTAAAGATGCAGTAGTTATCGAAGTAATGGGCAAGCAGTTTGGCTGGCTAGCTCGCTATCCTGGTCGTGACCAAAAACTCGGGGTAGTAAATTATCGGCTGATTGACGCTTCTAACGATTTCGGCCTTGATCTGAATGACGAAAGCTCACTGGACGATATTACATTCTCATCGGGTGCTCTTCATATCCCTAAGGGCCATCCCATTATGTTCAAGATTCGTTCGCGCGACGTTTTACATGCAGTATATATGCCTCATTTCCGAGTGCAGATGTATGCTGTGCCGGGTATGCCTACCAAGTTTTGGTTTACACCTACTCTAACAACTGAGGAAATGCGAGCTAAGACAGGTAATCCTAAGTTTACCTATGAAATTGCTTGCAACCAGATATGCGGTCGGGGGCATTTTGCCATGCGAATGGAGGTAATTGTAGAGGAACCAGAAGACTACATTGCTTGGTTGTCACAGCAGAAGTCTTTCTCATCGCAAAATCCTGAGCTTATGGCTAACTTGAAAAAGAAAGCACAAAGTCAGAAAACGGTTGGAGCAACTGCTCCGGTAGGCCCCGCAGCTACAGCTGCGGTACAGTCGGCTACTCCAGCTTCGTTGTAA
- a CDS encoding cytochrome c oxidase subunit 3, whose translation MHTSEVLTAKEPGTGQHPYRLQLILLMISSSMIFAAYTSAYIVRRDEGNWLEFALPMALAINSAIILVSSGTMQWAYMAARRNSIKQVRIALILTFVLGLAFLVGQWNVWGDLVASRIFFGGTDANPSGSFVYVLMGVHAFHLVTGLIFLWIVLRKSLRYEVHSKQMLSIGNATIYWHFLGGLWLYLYLFLLLNH comes from the coding sequence ATGCATACTTCCGAAGTTTTAACCGCTAAAGAACCTGGTACTGGTCAACACCCGTACCGTTTGCAACTGATTTTGTTGATGATCAGTAGCTCTATGATTTTTGCAGCCTATACCAGCGCATACATTGTGCGGCGCGACGAAGGCAACTGGCTGGAGTTTGCTTTACCTATGGCGTTGGCTATCAATAGCGCTATTATTTTAGTAAGCTCCGGTACCATGCAGTGGGCCTATATGGCTGCTCGGCGCAACAGCATCAAACAAGTACGTATTGCTCTGATACTAACCTTTGTACTAGGATTGGCTTTCTTGGTAGGGCAGTGGAACGTGTGGGGAGATTTAGTTGCTAGCCGAATTTTCTTTGGTGGCACCGACGCCAATCCTTCTGGTTCGTTCGTATACGTGCTCATGGGCGTACACGCCTTCCACCTTGTTACTGGCCTAATTTTCTTATGGATTGTGCTCCGCAAAAGTTTGCGCTATGAAGTGCATTCCAAACAAATGCTTTCGATAGGTAATGCGACTATCTACTGGCACTTCCTCGGTGGGCTTTGGTTGTACCTGTATTTGTTCCTACTTTTGAACCACTAG
- a CDS encoding DUF420 domain-containing protein produces MSTTTQAANPGGNTKYKILAGVLGAVIPLAVAVLYFFPGILKVEGVNVKMLPAVNAGLNSLTAVFLVLGYYFIRRKDVVRHRAMMGAAFLLGALFLVSYVAYHSQGIVTKFGGVGAIRGVYYFLLLTHIVLAAVTVALVLFTLYYALTEQFAKHRRIARWTFPIWLYVSVTGVIVYFMIAPYYV; encoded by the coding sequence ATGAGCACGACGACGCAGGCCGCTAACCCTGGCGGTAACACAAAATACAAGATATTGGCGGGTGTACTGGGCGCAGTAATACCGCTAGCAGTAGCCGTTCTGTATTTCTTTCCGGGAATTCTGAAGGTAGAAGGTGTCAACGTGAAGATGCTGCCAGCTGTAAATGCCGGGTTGAACTCCTTGACGGCTGTTTTTCTGGTGCTCGGATATTATTTCATTCGTCGCAAGGACGTAGTGCGCCACCGTGCCATGATGGGCGCGGCTTTTCTGCTAGGTGCGTTGTTTTTGGTATCTTACGTAGCCTATCACTCACAGGGCATTGTCACAAAGTTCGGTGGGGTAGGCGCTATCCGGGGCGTGTATTACTTTCTGCTGCTGACGCATATTGTGCTGGCCGCTGTAACGGTTGCTTTGGTGTTGTTTACACTGTATTATGCCTTGACTGAACAGTTCGCCAAGCATCGGCGTATCGCCCGTTGGACCTTCCCCATCTGGCTGTATGTATCTGTCACGGGGGTGATTGTGTATTTCATGATTGCACCGTACTACGTTTAG
- a CDS encoding COX15/CtaA family protein, translating into MYAPAFVRRFRFFGVLTVVSVYLLILVGGIVRSTGSGMGCPDWPKCFGTWIPPTDSSQLPADYKEVYTAQRVAKNKRLALTLERFGFRQVASNIFAHPTQYIETDFNPVKTWIEYVNRLVGALIGVFVFVTVVLAFPYWRRDRVVFWLAFLAFVLTGVQGWLGSLVVSTNLLPIMITVHMGLALIIVAILIYAVERSQRDVVKAENTAATVSGGMSVWLWLMVLLTFGQIVLGTQVREQVDLVATANSYMQRHTWIEQLGDVFAVHRTFSAVLLLLNAYVVYKLYRQPNQRLHRLATIVIGVIIVEILAGVTLSYFSIPAAVQPVHLLLGTLLFGSQFILLLAYRHVRKAMKEATFPRVVA; encoded by the coding sequence ATGTACGCACCTGCTTTTGTTCGCCGGTTTCGTTTTTTTGGTGTGCTCACGGTTGTATCGGTTTACTTGTTAATACTGGTAGGAGGTATCGTACGTAGCACAGGATCCGGAATGGGTTGCCCTGATTGGCCGAAATGCTTTGGTACTTGGATACCACCCACTGATAGCAGCCAACTTCCGGCTGATTATAAAGAAGTGTATACAGCACAGCGGGTAGCTAAAAATAAACGGCTAGCACTTACTTTAGAGAGGTTTGGCTTTCGACAAGTAGCCAGCAATATTTTTGCGCATCCGACACAATACATAGAAACAGACTTCAATCCGGTGAAAACCTGGATTGAGTATGTGAACCGTTTAGTAGGTGCTCTGATTGGGGTATTTGTGTTCGTAACGGTTGTACTAGCTTTTCCCTACTGGCGTCGCGACCGAGTGGTGTTTTGGCTGGCATTCTTAGCATTCGTTCTTACTGGCGTGCAAGGTTGGTTAGGTTCTTTGGTGGTTTCCACCAATCTATTACCTATCATGATAACTGTACATATGGGGCTTGCACTGATTATAGTTGCCATATTGATTTATGCAGTCGAACGTTCGCAGCGGGATGTAGTAAAAGCTGAGAATACCGCAGCAACTGTGTCAGGAGGAATGTCTGTCTGGCTTTGGTTAATGGTGTTACTTACATTCGGCCAAATAGTGTTGGGCACGCAAGTGAGAGAGCAAGTGGATTTAGTAGCTACGGCTAATAGCTACATGCAACGTCACACTTGGATTGAGCAGTTAGGGGACGTTTTCGCAGTGCACCGTACATTTTCAGCAGTGCTACTGCTGCTGAACGCTTACGTAGTATACAAGCTGTACCGGCAGCCTAATCAGCGTTTACATCGTTTAGCTACGATAGTCATTGGTGTAATTATCGTAGAAATTCTGGCTGGTGTTACATTGTCTTATTTTAGTATACCAGCTGCAGTGCAGCCTGTACATCTTTTATTAGGCACGTTGCTGTTCGGTTCGCAGTTTATCCTACTGCTGGCTTACCGGCATGTGCGTAAAGCAATGAAGGAAGCCACGTTTCCGCGGGTTGTTGCGTAA
- a CDS encoding quinol:cytochrome C oxidoreductase, whose translation MATLTHHESATAEHLELSSNTRKKFIWLILAGIVLFIVGVALAFFGGSEHAAGHEAASHASAHHGSPIWIKRILISVWHSNIFFLGLSVVGTVWVAINTVAYAGWSIAIRRVPEATSAWILPGGVILIVVFLLNLWHSDIFHWTTPGIMTPGSESYDKIIAGKSGFLSVPFYLIRTVSYLVIWWVFTERLRKLSLEEDLNGGTYYFHQSIKTAALFLVLFAVTESMSAWDWVMSIDTHWYSTMFGWYVFASWWVSGIAAITLCTIFLKQAGYLRFVNSSHLHDLGKFMFGFSIFWTYVWFSQFMLIWYANIPEESVYFNQRLGGFDNAYTGLFFFNLIINFAFPFLVLMTRDAKRQMIMLKIVSIAILIGHWFDFYLMIMPATMRGNNGFIIEIGTALVFLGSFLLLLTKRLSQASLVPVNHPFLDESIHHTT comes from the coding sequence ATGGCAACACTGACGCACCATGAAAGCGCCACGGCTGAACACCTGGAACTTTCGTCTAATACCCGTAAAAAGTTTATTTGGCTAATTTTAGCTGGCATTGTTCTATTTATTGTCGGGGTGGCTTTAGCTTTCTTCGGCGGATCTGAACATGCAGCTGGACATGAGGCGGCTAGTCATGCTAGCGCGCATCATGGTAGCCCGATATGGATCAAACGCATTCTCATAAGCGTGTGGCACAGCAATATTTTCTTCCTTGGCTTATCTGTTGTAGGTACTGTCTGGGTAGCAATTAATACTGTCGCTTATGCTGGTTGGTCAATTGCTATCCGACGCGTACCAGAAGCAACTAGCGCTTGGATTTTGCCTGGTGGCGTTATTTTGATTGTTGTTTTTCTGCTGAACCTATGGCATAGCGATATCTTCCACTGGACAACCCCAGGTATTATGACTCCTGGAAGCGAGAGCTATGATAAGATCATTGCTGGGAAAAGCGGCTTTCTAAGTGTACCCTTCTACTTGATTCGTACGGTATCATACCTTGTAATCTGGTGGGTTTTCACTGAGCGCTTACGCAAGTTGTCACTAGAAGAAGATCTAAACGGTGGAACTTACTACTTCCACCAAAGCATCAAAACAGCCGCTCTGTTTCTTGTGCTGTTTGCTGTAACAGAATCAATGTCGGCATGGGACTGGGTTATGTCAATTGACACACACTGGTATAGCACTATGTTTGGCTGGTATGTTTTTGCTAGCTGGTGGGTATCAGGTATTGCTGCTATTACGCTTTGCACCATTTTTCTGAAGCAAGCTGGGTACCTGCGTTTTGTAAATTCCAGTCACTTACACGATTTGGGGAAATTTATGTTCGGTTTCAGCATCTTCTGGACATACGTATGGTTCTCTCAATTCATGCTGATTTGGTACGCTAATATTCCAGAAGAATCAGTGTATTTCAACCAGCGTCTCGGCGGTTTCGATAACGCTTATACTGGCCTGTTCTTCTTTAATCTAATCATCAACTTCGCTTTCCCTTTCTTAGTGTTGATGACTCGCGATGCAAAACGGCAAATGATTATGCTGAAGATTGTGAGTATAGCTATTCTCATAGGTCACTGGTTTGATTTCTACTTAATGATTATGCCTGCAACTATGCGGGGCAATAATGGGTTTATCATTGAAATAGGTACAGCGTTAGTGTTCTTAGGTAGCTTCTTGCTATTACTTACTAAGCGGCTGTCACAGGCTTCACTGGTTCCCGTCAATCATCCCTTCCTCGACGAGAGCATCCATCACACGACTTAA
- a CDS encoding SCO family protein, whose amino-acid sequence MASFLCANCPGASPEPIAQLARVQELYRQDPQVKLVTYITAGLTPEKAAEQYGAIAGKWWFLAGDTTAVQRVAEDYHLSLVDNSTIQTSNLFLIDRDQHVRGIYDGTKHKEIDRLLTEIGVLLYIYEHDDAGR is encoded by the coding sequence GTGGCCAGTTTTTTATGTGCCAATTGCCCTGGGGCTTCGCCAGAGCCCATTGCGCAGCTAGCTCGTGTGCAGGAACTGTACCGTCAAGACCCTCAGGTGAAACTAGTGACGTACATAACAGCTGGCCTCACACCAGAGAAAGCAGCCGAGCAGTATGGTGCTATTGCGGGCAAGTGGTGGTTTCTGGCCGGTGATACTACAGCTGTGCAGCGTGTAGCCGAAGATTATCATCTGTCGCTTGTTGATAACAGCACTATTCAAACGTCGAACTTGTTTCTAATAGACCGCGACCAGCACGTGCGCGGCATTTACGACGGTACCAAGCACAAAGAGATTGATCGGCTATTGACCGAAATAGGCGTTCTATTGTACATCTATGAGCACGACGACGCAGGCCGCTAA
- the cyoE gene encoding heme o synthase → MYKARAFFQLLKFRLALTVAFSSAIGYLLGARELDLGRALLVLVGGLLVTGSANTINQIFEKDLDKLMKRTAKRPIPTGVISVKEGWVFVFVTGFLGLGILAYLFNPLTAALSLLSLILYGFIYTPLKTISPVCVAVGAIPGGMPPMIGWVAATGVLGVEAWILFGIQFMWQFPHFWAIAWVLDDDYKKAGFKMLPTPGGKDLRTAIQIMTYTMVLIPLSLLPTVFHMTGTTYGIIAVVCGVLFLGQTFYLMRTCSKKAAMSIMFGSFLYLPIVQIALVFDKL, encoded by the coding sequence ATGTATAAAGCCAGAGCTTTTTTTCAGCTACTCAAGTTTCGTTTGGCCCTGACAGTGGCCTTCTCTAGTGCCATTGGATACTTGTTGGGCGCTCGTGAGCTTGACTTAGGTAGGGCACTTTTAGTGTTAGTGGGTGGCCTATTAGTGACGGGCTCAGCCAATACCATCAACCAGATTTTCGAGAAGGACCTCGATAAGTTGATGAAACGTACTGCTAAGCGGCCAATCCCTACTGGAGTGATAAGCGTTAAGGAGGGTTGGGTGTTTGTTTTTGTAACGGGCTTTTTGGGGTTAGGAATCTTAGCATACCTCTTCAACCCCCTGACGGCAGCACTTTCGTTACTGTCGCTAATTTTATACGGGTTTATCTATACGCCTCTTAAAACGATTTCGCCAGTGTGTGTAGCTGTTGGGGCTATACCAGGTGGAATGCCCCCCATGATTGGGTGGGTGGCGGCTACTGGCGTATTAGGGGTAGAAGCCTGGATTCTATTTGGTATTCAGTTTATGTGGCAGTTCCCACACTTTTGGGCTATTGCTTGGGTATTAGATGACGATTATAAAAAAGCTGGTTTCAAAATGCTGCCTACCCCTGGTGGAAAAGATTTGCGCACAGCTATTCAGATTATGACCTATACGATGGTGCTGATTCCCTTAAGTTTGCTGCCCACCGTTTTCCATATGACGGGTACTACTTACGGAATAATTGCGGTAGTATGCGGAGTTTTATTCCTAGGACAAACGTTCTATCTCATGCGCACCTGCTCCAAAAAAGCAGCTATGAGCATCATGTTTGGTTCTTTTCTCTATCTACCCATTGTGCAGATCGCGCTGGTCTTCGACAAACTGTAA
- a CDS encoding cytochrome c oxidase subunit 3, translating into MSTSSSTLAPTTNSVELEQPRSGTWDGGNEPFKASYGKLMMWFFLLSDAFTFAAFLTTYGMIRHRNPVYVGDVKDFEFSTAYWPIPEKVFNAFPGFHGQDLPLAFVALMTMILIFSSVTMVLAVEAGHRMDKNDVQKWLLWTILFGATFLGSQAWEWSHFISGHEEGTLMSDGTIFHGANLTMNQYGPVLFGDLFFFITGFHGTHVFSGVCLLVWAFIATTNGTFEKRGHYEMVEKIGLYWHFVDLVWVFVFTFFYLV; encoded by the coding sequence ATGTCCACTTCTTCCTCAACGCTGGCCCCCACGACGAATTCGGTCGAACTCGAACAGCCACGTTCCGGCACCTGGGACGGCGGTAACGAACCCTTTAAAGCGAGCTACGGCAAGCTGATGATGTGGTTCTTCCTGCTGTCGGATGCTTTCACGTTCGCGGCCTTTTTGACCACTTATGGCATGATTCGCCACCGCAACCCGGTGTACGTAGGTGATGTCAAGGATTTTGAATTCTCAACGGCTTACTGGCCTATTCCCGAGAAGGTATTCAATGCCTTTCCTGGTTTCCACGGGCAGGATCTGCCTTTGGCCTTCGTGGCGTTGATGACCATGATTCTCATCTTTAGCTCCGTTACGATGGTATTGGCTGTAGAAGCGGGCCACCGTATGGATAAGAATGACGTGCAGAAGTGGTTGCTGTGGACCATTTTGTTCGGAGCTACTTTCTTGGGCTCTCAAGCATGGGAGTGGAGCCACTTTATTAGCGGCCACGAAGAAGGTACTTTGATGAGTGATGGAACCATCTTCCATGGTGCAAACCTGACGATGAATCAATATGGTCCTGTATTGTTTGGCGACTTGTTCTTCTTTATAACTGGTTTCCACGGCACACACGTATTTTCAGGTGTCTGCTTACTGGTATGGGCCTTTATTGCTACTACCAATGGCACTTTTGAGAAGCGTGGCCACTATGAGATGGTAGAGAAAATAGGCCTTTACTGGCACTTTGTGGACTTGGTATGGGTGTTTGTTTTCACCTTCTTCTACCTCGTTTAA